The following DNA comes from Methylophilus sp. 5.
ATCAAGCAACGGCTCGAAATGATTCAGCTGATATTGGAGCAATTGCCTACGCGTTGCCGCCAGGTGTTCTGGATGTATCGCGTGGAAGGGTACACGCAGACCGAAATCGCTGCTGCGCTGGGTATCAGCAAAAACATGGTTGAGCGCCACGTGATGCGGGCGATTGTTGATTTAAGCAGCGCACGCGAATTGATTGTGAGTGAAATATGATGGGCAGCAAGCATGAAGACGTGATCAGGCAAGCTGCCGCGCGCTGGTATGTCCGCATGCGCGAAGCGACTCCAGATGCCCCTGAACGCACGACATTTGAAGTATGGCTACTCTCAGACCGCAGGCACCGCGCAGCCTATCAGATGATAGAGTCCACCATGGACGACTTCAGCTCTACCGAACGACTCAAAGAACTCTCCAATGCTTTGTCGCAAAAGCTTTATTTTGAGCAAACTGCAAAACGCAAAAAAGTCTCCAAGCTTGGCTCAGGCCTGGCTGTGATGCTGCTATGTGTCGGCTTGGGCTTTTTCGGACGCAGCCAATATCAGCAATGGCAAACCGCACCGATATCAAGCCAGGTACAAACCACCTCTGTCGCACAAATGATCACGCGCACACTAGACGACGGCTCAGTGGTGACCGCCAATGCCAACAGCGCGATGGAGATCCTCTATTACCGTCATCAGCGCCTGGTCAAACTCAGCCGAGGCGAAGCCATTTTTGAAGTCACCAAAGACCCGGCGCGGCCATTTATAGTAGAAACACAGCAAGCCAAAATCACCGTGCTCGGCACCCGCTTTGCCGTCAACCAGCTCAGCAAAAAAGTGCGCATCAGCGTCGACCACGGCCGGGTGCAAGTCGCGCGTGCAGATGGTCGTGAGCCCGCACTGATATTGCATGACGGTGAAGTGGCCGAGATTGATGAAACCGCAGCCGTTCACAAAGTCAACCGCAATGCGGCCGACAGCTTCAGCTTTATCAGCGGCCACATCGTGTTTGACCGTGCCGATATGTTTGAAGTCGCCGATACCTTGTCGCGTTACCGTCAGCCAGCGGTCAGCGCAATGTTCTTTGGCGACCACACGCCCAAAGTCAATGCCGTGCTCAAAATAGCAGAGCTCGAAAACTTTATCCAAACCCTGCCGCAATCCGTGCCAGTGACGCTCAAGCGCAAAGACGACGCGCTGATGATAGAGCCAAACAGGTAATTCTTTACATTTCTTTTTAAGCCACCCATATCAGGCATTTTGCCTGTCCGTCAGTTACACCTTTAACAAGACCTGTCACTGACGGAAACACCATGCAAAAAGTCACGATAAAAACAGCCGCGCTGGCCGCACTCATCAGCCTCAACGCACCGGCAACCCTTTACGCAGAACTCAACACTGCATTGCCCGGCGATCAAGAAGAAAGCTTTGCCATACCGCTCAACCTCGATATGCCTGCGCAACCACTTGCAGCAGCACTACGTCAGTTCGCCATTCAAAGCAATCTCTCACTTACCGTCGATAGCGCCCTTATCGTCGACAAAAAAGCCCCCGCCGTTAAAGGCCGACTGACGCGCAAAGAGGCGGTGAAACGATTGCTGGAAGGTAGCGGCTTACAGGGCAAGATAGAAGGCGAAAAGATATTGATTCAACGCGCGATAAAAGAAGAAAAGCAACAAGCGCTGCAACTGGAAAAGGTAGAAATACGCGCCAAACGTGCTTACGATATAGGCCCCTTGAAAGGCCTTGCCCTCACTAAGGAAGAAATTCCCGGTAACGTGCAAAGTATCACTGCTAAAGAGATCAAAGAATCTAAAGCGGTGAGTTTGACTGACTTAATGAACAGCAAGCTGCAGTCAGTGAACGTTAACGACTACCAAAGCAACCCATTTCAAATGGATGTCACTTATCGCGGCTTTACCGCCAGCCCGCAGTTAGGCACCTCACAAGGGCTCAGCGTGTTCTTGGATGGTATCCGCGTTAATGAACCGTTTGGTGACGTGGTGAACTGGGACATGATTCCCATGAACGCGCTAAACAGTTTAGATGTGTTCCCCGGCTCCAACCCACTGTTTGGCTTAGGCACGCTAGGCGGTGCCATCAGCATGAAAACCAAAAGTGGTTTTGATAGCAACGAAGGCACAG
Coding sequences within:
- a CDS encoding FecR domain-containing protein, giving the protein MMGSKHEDVIRQAAARWYVRMREATPDAPERTTFEVWLLSDRRHRAAYQMIESTMDDFSSTERLKELSNALSQKLYFEQTAKRKKVSKLGSGLAVMLLCVGLGFFGRSQYQQWQTAPISSQVQTTSVAQMITRTLDDGSVVTANANSAMEILYYRHQRLVKLSRGEAIFEVTKDPARPFIVETQQAKITVLGTRFAVNQLSKKVRISVDHGRVQVARADGREPALILHDGEVAEIDETAAVHKVNRNAADSFSFISGHIVFDRADMFEVADTLSRYRQPAVSAMFFGDHTPKVNAVLKIAELENFIQTLPQSVPVTLKRKDDALMIEPNR